The window CTTCATAAAAAGCAAAGGAGCTAATATTTGAAATAAAGGTTTTGGTAAAGGAGTCGTTTTCTATATCATTGTCATTTTTTTCTAAAAAACTAAATAGGTTTTTAAACATCCTACTTGCAGCCCCACTGGCCGGTACAAATTTAACGATTGTTTTTTCCTTTGATTTGTCTGAATAATCCTTGATGGTTTTTTGAAGTTCTGCATCAGATAATTCCAAGATGCCATCATCGATTTTGGCGGCATGATCGATGTCTAGAAAAGGAAAACCTTCTTTGAAGTTTTTAATTTGTTCTTCAACTATTCCCAATGACATGCCTTGGGCTTCTATTTTTTTCTTGAGTTCGTTTGATAACATGGGTTCGAAAATGTGGTTATGGATTTTTTTAGTCTGTCCAATATAATAATTCATTTTATGAAAGTACCATTTATGAAAGGGAATAAAAATGGAGGCCTTGCCTCCATTCTGTTTGCCATATTGTCATTCACCATTTCATTAGTCCTCTCAAAGGGTATGATTGTTTACTGAGTTTACTTTTAAAGGCTTGGCTTAAGAGCCAAAGCCCAAGGAAAAGCCCATATGAACATCGGCTCTATTATTGTTCTTCATAACGCTGGTTATTATGGATTGACTACCCACAAAAAAACCGCCAACTTGAAAACCCAAACCTCCTGTAAGCCCTGAAACTTGGTGTTGCATCCATGGGGAGTATAGTTCAAATTTACCTAAAACCAGCCGAGGAGTAAGAACGAGCAGGTCAGCAGAACTTAAGTTGAAATTGTTGTTTTCATTGCTTACTCTTTTTTGGCCGTATAAAGAAACCTGAAAGATTTTTGCAGGGCTAAATTCCACATAGGCTGACAAACTTCTTGGCATACTAATTTTGGCTTCAGTATCATTATTGCTAATATTGAAGTATCCGGAATCTACTAGCTGCTGCTCGATCTCCTCAATACTGCCTTCCAAATTGTCGGTTCTAAAATATTCGTTTTGGGGGATATTCATGCTATAGTACTTGTTTCTCTGATTGTTTCCCATGCGCATACTTCCCATGTTTTTTAAGGACAACCCAAGGTTTAAAAAAGCTTTTTTGTCTCTTTTTAACATATAATTGACTCCTAAATCTACGCCCAATCCTGAAGGGCTTAAACCCCTCCATAAATCATCTTCAATATTGAAATCATCATCGTTTTCTAGTCGCTCATCGTAGGAAAGGTTTAGGCTGCCTTGAGCGTCAGTTAATAAAATTTCATCCTCAGAATAAATAATGGTGGCATTTATATTGTCCATACCAAAGTTGGTATAACTTCCGGGAAGAAGTAATTTGAAGTTAGCTCCCACAGAAAGGCTGTGAAAGTCAGTATCCAAAATTTTCCTTCCTGCCAAAAAGCCTATTTCCATCCAGCCTGTAGCATTTACTCTTTGGTTCTCAGGGATGTTTATTATTGTTTGATAGTTGTCGTTGTTTGACGACTCAATAATGGAACTCCCTAAGTCGGGATTAAAATCAATAATATCTGCTTTGGCTTTGATCTCTGTAGTAATCCCAAAAGACCATTTATTAAATCTTAAACCTACTGCCGGGCCTAAAACAGAAACATCAGTTCTAAGGTTTACTGGGCCTTCCACATCATCAAAAATATTTTCTAATACATCGGGATCATCAATAATATCTTGTACTGATAAAACATTATTGTCAAGTCCGATGTTAAATGAAAAAAGTGAAACTTCAACCTTCTTGGTTAAATTGTTAATTTCTGCGGGATTCATCATTGCATTAATCATTCCCTTTCTATGGCTATTTTGGACTCCATAGTAATTTTGCTGTGCTATGGAATATTTACAGGTAACAAATAATAAAATAGTTAGTAAAATTAAATTTTTCATTATTTAAGCTTTAAAAGATTATGTAAAAAGTTTTACTCAAAAATAGAACTTTTCTGATAATTAACCTTTTTTAGGATTTAAAAGATGAACGAATAGGAAATAAAATGCTAATTTGGATGATAAATAGTGTAAATTAAACCTGAATGCGAAACATATTTTGTAACCTTTTTTTTCTTTCTTTTTGTGGCTTTTTTTTAGTTAATAAAAGTTCGGCACAAAGTAATGGTGACATTTTGCTGTCTACCGGTATTCAGTTTTATTCGGTTCGTGATGAAGGTTTTTCTGCAATGAATTACCAAGGTAATAAATCCACGAGTACCTTGGGGTTTAGTCTGACAAAGGAAAATAAAACCCTGTATTTTCTTGGTGATTTTTCCTATGGGATACTGGCAAATAATTCAGGGGCAACCGTTAATGAACTTGGTTTAAATTATAGCCATTTTACTTTTTATCACAAACAAAAAGCAAAAGACCAAGGCTTTTTTTGGGGATGGTCCAACAAAAATTCGTTCCATCTTAGGAGACATAATAATTTTAGTAATTATAATTTCCGTTATGATTATTATAGTGCATTAGGTCCTGCAGCTCGCTATGTTTTACCTTTTCAATGGAAGAACAAAACCTTCACATGGAGAAGTATGGCAAGTTGGCAATTGGTAGGCTTCCAGATAAAATCAGGATATATAGGTGCTGAGCCGGAAAATTACCAAACTGAAAACTCTCTTTTCAATAATTTTTTTAATACTGTCAAACCATTTATTCCTTTTAAGGATTTGGATATTGGCCTGAATTCAGCACTTTATTGGAAACTGCCTTCCAACAATGAACTGGGATTGAGGTATCAATTCAATTATGGAAAGCTTTCAGGAATCAAGAATGTATATAGGATGGACCATTCTATCGATTTGTCACTAATAGTCAAGCTATGGTAAAAAATATATTTCTCTACCTTATTTTCATGTTTGTAATCTCCTCTTGCGACAATTTGCTTTTACCGGAGGAACCTTCAACTGAACCTCTTGAGGTATTTGATAGTCTTTGGGAGGACGTTTATGAGCGGTATTCTTTTTTTGAACACAAGGATATTGATTGGCAGGAAATAAGAACTACTTATAGGGCAAAAATATCCAACACCATTAGTACCAAAGGTTTGTTCGATGTCTTGGCAGAGATGCTGTTTGAACTAAAAGATGGCCATGTCAATCTAAATGCGGGATTTGATAATAGCCGAAACTGGGAGTGGTACCAGGATTTTCCCGATAATTATGATCAAAATTTAATAGAAAAAAGATACTTAGGAAGAGATTTTTGGATCAGTGGTCCACTTTATCATCAATTTTTAAATAACGTACTCTATGTAAATTACAGGTCCTTTTCCCAGGATATTTCTGAAGGAAATCTTCAAGTAGTATTGGAAAGGGCCCGGCAAGGACGCGGGATGATTATTGATGTGAGAAGCAATGGAGGAGGAAGTCTTGGAAATGCATATACCCTAGCTTCAGGTTTTACAGATACTGAGGTGGTGGTGGCTAAAAAACGCGTAAAAAATGGACCTGAGGTGGACGACTTTTCTTCTTGGGAAGATTTAAAAATTCCTGCCGGGGAAAATATATACGAAGGGCCTGTGGTCGTACTTACTAACCGAAGGTCTTATAGTGCAACCACTTTTTTTGCCCAAATGATGAAGGAATTACCTCAAGTAATCCTTATTGGGGACCAAACCGGGGGCGGTGGAGGTATTCCTGTATATGGTGAATTATCCAATGGTTGGACTTATAGATTTTCAGCGACTCAGACCATTGATCTGGAAGGTAGGCAATTGGAGGATGGGGTGTTGGTTGACATAAGCATTGACCAAAGCCCCATAAGTACATTAAGGGGAGAGGATAATATTATCACCACTGCCTTACAAGTACTTATGGGCTCATATGATGGTTAAAACAGGTTTATTAATTTCCTTTTAAATAAGCCAATAAATCAGCCAATTCCTGCTCGTTCATATTTTGTTCAAGACCATTGGGCATAAGAGAGACGCCTGGATTGTCTATGTTTTTGATTTGGGTTCGCAAAATGTTTTCTTCTGAACCATAAGCCGTTTTAAGACTTAAGGAATTTGACGACTCTGCCGCAATTCTACCGGTGATTTGCTTGCCCTCATTGGTAGTCACCGTTATTGCTTGAAATCCGGGATAAACTTCATAATTAGGTACAATGGTATGTAGCAGTACAGCCAATGAGGGTTGGTTGCTTATGCCTGATAAATCCGGTCCGACATTCCCTCCTTCGCCGGCAAAGGTATGGCAGGTAGCACAGTTTGTCTTAAAGATCCCTTGCCCGTTTTCCGCTATTCCTTCTAAATCCAATACGGATTTAAGGTCCTCATAAACTTTCATTCTTCCACCGGATTCCAATTCTTTAAATAGGTTTTCAGCACGCATTTTCACTTTTTTGTCTTTCGCCTTCATTAAAGATTGCCTTGTTGAAGAAGGGATCTCAGCTGGTTTGATCTTTCCATTTTCAATGGATTTTAATAATTGATCTCTCAATATTGGTCTTGATACCAAGGTGGCAATTACAGCCCCTTTGGTTGTTGGGGTGTACGATTTCCACGCAGTGGTCTCAGTTAGTATTTCACCGGTCTCAGAACTATTTAGATTCCCAAGAGACTGGATGGCTGCTAACTGAATCTCTGAAGGATTGCTTGGGGAAATCAAACCTTTAAGGGTGCCTTCTGTGGTTCCCGGAGAAAAATAACTCAGCAAGGCTGTTGCCTGAATTCGAGATGTAAGGCTATCTTCAGAGGATGATGCTCGATCAGCTGTTTCTTGAATAAGGGCCTGCAATTGGTCTTTTGATTTTGTAAAGGAGTCCAAATAATTTTTTTCTTTACCTAAAGACTGCCCCCTCTCACTGCCTTTCAACAAGCCTAACAACAATGAAAAGGTAGGATTGTCCCATTCACTATTAATTCCTGCATCGATCAAAGCTTTTAATTCTTGCGAGGGTACTGAACTCCCTATTAATTCTCCCAATTCCGACCACATAGGCAATTGATGGTAGTTGACACTTGTTTTTTCTGCTTCTAAAATCTTTAGAAATTTACTTTCCTGTCCATTTAATGCCGTCATTACAGCAGCTCTTGCCCAAGGGTCAGATGCATCTTGTTGGGCTATATTTGCCAGGTAAGGTAACCACTGCGACTTGGTGTCTGTACCAAATGCAGCAGCAGTAAGGAACCTTACCCTAGGATCGGTATCTGAGGCCCCTTTGATTAAGCTTTTAGCCAATTGGGAGGAAATGTTTTTATTCAATCCTATAATGGCAATGATTTGTTCTTTTACTTCCGGTCCATTATTTTCATATATCGTTGTTAACAATTCCTCATCCAAGGAATCCATATGGTACAATAACCAAATGGCCTTTACTTTTCCTTCGTCGATAGTATTGGATAAAACCAATTCTTTTAGGCTATTAACAATGGTATGAGAAGCTTTTTCTAAAATCAACCTAAAAGCGGTACTTCTTTCCCATTCATCTGATGAAGAAAGGGCCGAAATCAAGGTTTCATTATCCGCTTTAGCGGTTGATGGAAATATACTCTCTACCTGAGTATAATGCCAATTTTCATTGCTGATTCTATAAATCCTCCCTTTTCCCTTACCACTTTCAAAATCCAGGGCCCCTCTGGTTTCCTCCGGTACATAAGAGGGATGATCGATTACTTTTCTATACATGTCTGCCAAATACATGGCACCTTTAGGGCCGTGAGCTAAAAATACAGGGTTAAACCATGAGTCTGAAGATGCTAGGAACTCCCAATCTTCATGAACCCTTTCAGAAATAAATGTTGCTCCGTTGTTTTTGATGGACTGTCTTTGAACCAAGTTTTGGGCGGGTTCACAAATAAACGCATCACCTTTGTGACTGGTGTCTAGTCCTTCACTCTCAAAGATTAAAGTGCCGCAAGCGGAGGTAAAAGTGCCTTGGTGAGATTTTCCCATTAATTTAGGTATATACTCTGCAGTGGTAATGCTTTCGCTAATTGGATATACAAAACCATCTGCCTCGGCAGGGGATACGTTTTCGATTGTTTTATTGAAAAGTAAGTTCGGATTATTGTTCAATTGATCAGGTTCCATCACTATATGCTGCAAAGGGTGGCGATTACTTGAACCGTATCGTCTACCAAACGCATCAAAGGCGAGTCCGAATTGACTTTTCCCTCCCCTGGTCTGGAATTCCAATGTTTCAGGATGAAACCTTCCATCTGCACCATTAAAAGATATTGGTTTTCTTTCAGGATGAGCCGGGGAGTACACTTCTCCTCCATTGAGCCCACTGGTAACATAAATCCATCCATCCAGAGCCAAGGTGGGGTGACTGGTTCGTATCTGAGCTGTTCTATTGGCATTGAAGCCGGTTAAGACAATATCTTTGATGTCTGCGATACCATCTCCATCTGTATCTTTGAAATAATATATGTGCGGTGCGCAAGTCACAAATACGCCACCTTTCCAAGCCATGATCCCGTTGGGATAGGTTAGTCCCTCAACAAAGGTGGTTCTTTGGTCGTATTTTCCGTCACCATCGCTGTCAATTAACCTAGAAATCTTTCCAAGTGTATCAGGTTTTTTTCCATCCATTGGGTCTGGGTAACCAGTGTTTTCCGCCACATATAGCGCACCTTTCTCATCAAAAGTAAAAGCAGAAGGGTCTGCCACTAAAGGGTCTGCAGCAATCAAATCAATTTGTAGTCCTGGCTCCAGTTGAAATGCAGCCATAGCGTTTTTTAGTTCAACGGAGTCCTTATAAATGTATGCCGGAGAATTGACGAAATTGGATTGGGTTTTAAATTCTGGACTGGTATCCGTTTCTTCGGGTAATTTTTCTTGATTACATGCGATCAACAATAGGAGGCAGGACAAAACTGACCAATTTTTTGAAAGTAAAATAGTGCTGTGCAATTTTTGGTTTCGTTTAAATTTGTGATACATATGTGTTGGTTTATCGAATTTCTGGTGGTACGTTTCCATAAGTCCAGGGATCCCCTCCAAAGGTTGGGGCTTCTGGAAATGTGGGCAAGGGTCCCGGGGTCAGAGTGGTAATAAGTTTTAAGCTTTTGTCCACGATTTGGTTTCCTGCTGTGATGTCCAAATTGCTATAAGAAGTGAGTCTGGTTTCATACCCCCCTCCTGTATTTTCGGAGAAGGCCTCAAGGGTAGGTACATAACCTACACAATCATTGGCCATACTTACAGGAAAGGTGATGGGAAATTGACTCCCATTTTTAATGCGAAGGCCTAGCTCACAGAAAAATTCTGCAGGATTGCTAATAAGTACAACAGGACCTAATTGAATGGCTTGAATTTCAACCTTATGGGTTGGCTTCTCTCTTCCATAACTATCAAGCATAACTG of the Cyclobacterium marinum DSM 745 genome contains:
- a CDS encoding DUF5723 family protein is translated as MKNLILLTILLFVTCKYSIAQQNYYGVQNSHRKGMINAMMNPAEINNLTKKVEVSLFSFNIGLDNNVLSVQDIIDDPDVLENIFDDVEGPVNLRTDVSVLGPAVGLRFNKWSFGITTEIKAKADIIDFNPDLGSSIIESSNNDNYQTIINIPENQRVNATGWMEIGFLAGRKILDTDFHSLSVGANFKLLLPGSYTNFGMDNINATIIYSEDEILLTDAQGSLNLSYDERLENDDDFNIEDDLWRGLSPSGLGVDLGVNYMLKRDKKAFLNLGLSLKNMGSMRMGNNQRNKYYSMNIPQNEYFRTDNLEGSIEEIEQQLVDSGYFNISNNDTEAKISMPRSLSAYVEFSPAKIFQVSLYGQKRVSNENNNFNLSSADLLVLTPRLVLGKFELYSPWMQHQVSGLTGGLGFQVGGFFVGSQSIITSVMKNNNRADVHMGFSLGFGS
- a CDS encoding S41 family peptidase, with the translated sequence MVKNIFLYLIFMFVISSCDNLLLPEEPSTEPLEVFDSLWEDVYERYSFFEHKDIDWQEIRTTYRAKISNTISTKGLFDVLAEMLFELKDGHVNLNAGFDNSRNWEWYQDFPDNYDQNLIEKRYLGRDFWISGPLYHQFLNNVLYVNYRSFSQDISEGNLQVVLERARQGRGMIIDVRSNGGGSLGNAYTLASGFTDTEVVVAKKRVKNGPEVDDFSSWEDLKIPAGENIYEGPVVVLTNRRSYSATTFFAQMMKELPQVILIGDQTGGGGGIPVYGELSNGWTYRFSATQTIDLEGRQLEDGVLVDISIDQSPISTLRGEDNIITTALQVLMGSYDG
- a CDS encoding PVC-type heme-binding CxxCH protein, producing MYHKFKRNQKLHSTILLSKNWSVLSCLLLLIACNQEKLPEETDTSPEFKTQSNFVNSPAYIYKDSVELKNAMAAFQLEPGLQIDLIAADPLVADPSAFTFDEKGALYVAENTGYPDPMDGKKPDTLGKISRLIDSDGDGKYDQRTTFVEGLTYPNGIMAWKGGVFVTCAPHIYYFKDTDGDGIADIKDIVLTGFNANRTAQIRTSHPTLALDGWIYVTSGLNGGEVYSPAHPERKPISFNGADGRFHPETLEFQTRGGKSQFGLAFDAFGRRYGSSNRHPLQHIVMEPDQLNNNPNLLFNKTIENVSPAEADGFVYPISESITTAEYIPKLMGKSHQGTFTSACGTLIFESEGLDTSHKGDAFICEPAQNLVQRQSIKNNGATFISERVHEDWEFLASSDSWFNPVFLAHGPKGAMYLADMYRKVIDHPSYVPEETRGALDFESGKGKGRIYRISNENWHYTQVESIFPSTAKADNETLISALSSSDEWERSTAFRLILEKASHTIVNSLKELVLSNTIDEGKVKAIWLLYHMDSLDEELLTTIYENNGPEVKEQIIAIIGLNKNISSQLAKSLIKGASDTDPRVRFLTAAAFGTDTKSQWLPYLANIAQQDASDPWARAAVMTALNGQESKFLKILEAEKTSVNYHQLPMWSELGELIGSSVPSQELKALIDAGINSEWDNPTFSLLLGLLKGSERGQSLGKEKNYLDSFTKSKDQLQALIQETADRASSSEDSLTSRIQATALLSYFSPGTTEGTLKGLISPSNPSEIQLAAIQSLGNLNSSETGEILTETTAWKSYTPTTKGAVIATLVSRPILRDQLLKSIENGKIKPAEIPSSTRQSLMKAKDKKVKMRAENLFKELESGGRMKVYEDLKSVLDLEGIAENGQGIFKTNCATCHTFAGEGGNVGPDLSGISNQPSLAVLLHTIVPNYEVYPGFQAITVTTNEGKQITGRIAAESSNSLSLKTAYGSEENILRTQIKNIDNPGVSLMPNGLEQNMNEQELADLLAYLKGN